A single Anopheles arabiensis isolate DONGOLA chromosome 2, AaraD3, whole genome shotgun sequence DNA region contains:
- the LOC120897038 gene encoding protoporphyrinogen oxidase → MTAILGAGISGLAAGHYLLRKTPTLPLTIYEATDRIGGWIRSERSPDHGYVFEAGPRTIRPKGPAASNTLELIEELGLTDQVYSISSNHTAARNRMIYAKGKLNLLPNSLGGVLKTVPPFTRPLYFAAFHDLLAGRSKTALTDESMYSFVERRFGKEIADYAVSSMLCGICAGDAKQISVKFLMKDLFEREQRHGGVIVGLLKEALQNRKKKQPQSVKKPATQMARLADRAKAENWSIYSIRGGLQTLPETLATDLQAKGASIVTGTKFEELTFDGDRVVLRVDGKEQLLQHLVSSIPSYKLAKHVQKQHPQLASTLSSIPFVDVCVINLRYRRGDLLQQDGFGFLVPPIENLPILGVIFDSCCFDMDDNTVLTVMMGGAWFEQWFGKNPSDEHLLGVALEHIKKILHIEQQPDSYKVNLLRKCIPQYTVGHQDRVKAIRAYVEQHRLPLSLCGASYDGVGVNDVILSARKNVETIQQ, encoded by the coding sequence ATGACTGCCATCCTCGGCGCCGGTATCAGTGGACTGGCGGCAGGCCATTACTTGCTCAGGAAAACACCGACTCTACCTCTTACCATTTACGAAGCAACGGATCGTATCGGTGGTTGGATTCGTTCAGAACGCAGCCCCGACCATGGATACGTGTTTGAAGCCGGACCGCGCACCATTCGTCCTAAGGGCCCAGCGGCAAGCAACACGCTCGAGCTGATAGAAGAACTTGGCCTTACCGATCAGGTGTACTCCATTAGCTCCAACCATACGGCCGCCCGGAATCGTATGATTTACGCGAAGGGCAAATTGAATCTGCTTCCCAACTCACTCGGAGGCGTGCTGAAAACGGTGCCGCCCTTCACGAGACCTCTGTACTTTGCCGCCTTTCACGATCTGCTGGCCGGCCGGTCCAAAACTGCGCTGACCGATGAATCTATGTACTCGTTCGTGGAACGAAGGTTCGGCAAGGAGATTGCGGACTACGCGGTCAGCTCGATGCTGTGCGGCATTTGTGCCGGGGACGCTAAACAGATCAGCGTTAAATTTCTCATGAAAGATCTTTTCGAGCGCGAACAGCGCCATGGCGGTGTAATTGTGGGGCTGCTCAAGGAGGCACTTCAGAAtcggaaaaagaaacaaccgcAGAGCGTTAAAAAGCCCGCCACCCAGATGGCACGGTTGGCCGACAGGGCAAAGGCGGAGAATTGGAGCATCTATTCGATCCGTGGCGGTTTGCAGACGTTGCCGGAAACGTTGGCCACCGATCTGCAGGCAAAGGGCGCATCGATCGTAACGGGCACCAAGTTCGAAGAGCTAACCTTCGACGGAGACCGGGTGGTGCTGCGGGTCGATGGGAaggagcagctgctgcagcatctCGTTAGCAGCATCCCGAGCTACAAGCTGGCCAAGCACGTCCAGAAGCAACACCCCCAGCTGGCCAGCACGCTGAGCAGCATCCCGTTTGTGGACGTATGCGTGATCAATCTGCGGTACCGGAGGGGCGATTTGTTGCAGCAAGATGGCTTCGGCTTTCTGGTGCCTCCGATCGAAAACCTACCGATACTGGGTGTCATTTTCGACAGCTGCTGCTTCGACATGGACGACAACACGGTGCTGACTGTGATGATGGGAGGAGCGTGGTTCGAGCAGTGGTTCGGGAAAAACCCGTCCGACGAGCATTTGCTCGGGGTCGCACTCGAGCACATTAAGAAGATCTTGCACATTGAGCAGCAGCCCGACAGTTACAAGGTAAACTTGCTACGCAAATGCATTCCCCAGTACACCGTTGGCCACCAGGATCGGGTGAAGGCCATCCGGGCGTATGTAGAGCAGCATCGGCTTCCGCTGTCGCTGTGCGGTGCTTCGTACGACGGTGTAGGGGTGAATGACGTTATACTATCTGCTAGGAAGAATGTTGAGACGatacaacaataa